From one Lycium ferocissimum isolate CSIRO_LF1 chromosome 5, AGI_CSIRO_Lferr_CH_V1, whole genome shotgun sequence genomic stretch:
- the LOC132057936 gene encoding uncharacterized mitochondrial protein AtMg00810-like produces MNIVGLRWVFKTKLKADGSIERFKAWLVAKGYNQIEGVDFDDTFSPVVKATTIRLVLAVATTLHWSIKQLDVKNAFLHGDLIETVFIEQPPGFVDPNYPVHVCRLKKALYGLKQAPKAWFHKFSTHLLHLGFICSKSDSSLFVWKSSKDTILLLLYVDDIVLTGGSPFLLHALILNLKSKFAMKDMGDLHYFLGIEVTRCKDGLFLCQRKYALDVLERTKMACARAIHTPFAQKHELYEPQGYPIDPSGFRSIVSALQYLTLTRPDLSHAVNLLCQFVQHPVATHWAGVKRVLQYLAGSTKLGLHITLCSSLNVVGFSDADWGGCPLTRRSTTGLCVFLGSNYVSWASKKQTTMARSSAEAEYRALASLAAEITWLTYILRDIGVSLPNLGQYFSSSPH; encoded by the coding sequence ATGAACATAGTTGGCTTGCGATGGGTgttcaaaacaaaattgaagGCAGACGGCTCAATTGAAAGGTTCAAGGCTTGGCTCGTCGCTAAAGGCTACAATCAAATTGAGGGTGTTGACTTCGATGATACATTCAGTCCGGTTGTGAAAGCCACCACCATTCGACTCGTTCTTGCCGTTGCTACAACTCTACACTGGTCGATTAAACAGCTTGATGTGAAGAATGCCTTTTTACATGGCGACCTCATAGAGACTGTTTTCATAGAACAACCTCCAGGTTTTGTTGATCCTAACTATCCTGTTCATGTATGCAggttgaaaaaggctttatacGGTTTGAAACAGGCTCCAAAAGCTTGGTTTCACAAATTTAGTACTCACCTTCTACACTTGGGATTCATTTGCAGCAAGTCGGACTCCTCTCTCTTTGTTTGGAAGTCCTCCAAAGACACTATTTTGCTCCTTCTCTATGTCGACGATATCGTGCTCACGGGAGGCAGTCCATTTCTTCTACATGCATTGATCCTCAATTTAAAATCTAAGTTTGCCATGAAGGACATGGGAGATCTTCATTACTTTCTTGGAATTGAGGTCACACGATGCAAGGATGGTCTCTTCCTTTGCCAACGTAAATATGCGCTGGATGTCTtagaaagaacaaaaatggcTTGCGCACGTGCTATTCACACTCCTTTTGCTCAAAAGCATGAGCTATATGAACCTCAAGGGTATCCTATCGATCCCTCTGGTTTTAGAAGCATAGTGAGTGCCTTGCAGTACTTAACGCTCACTCGCCCTGACCTATCTCATGCCGTTAATCTCCTCTGTCAATTTGTGCAACATCCTGTTGCCACTCATTGGGCCGGTGTTAAGCGAGTGCTTCAATATTTGGCAGGTTCCACAAAGCTTGGTCTTCATATCACTTTATGCTCTTCTCTTAATGTAGTGGGCTTCTCTGACGCAGACTGGGGTGGCTGTCCCCTCACTAGAAGATCGACAACAGGATTATGTGTATTTTTAGGCTCGAATTATGTCTCTTGGGCTTCGAAGAAACAAACAACTATGGCCCGATCAAGCGCTGAAGCTGAGTACAGGGCTTTAGCATCTTTGGCTGCGGAAATTACATGGCTTACTTATATTCTCCGTGACATCGGCGTCTCACTGCCCAATCTCGGACAATATTTCAGCTCTTCACCTCACTAA